GCTCGTACATCCTCCGGAACAAGATGGCGGGCGAGGCCATCTATCCGTTCTACGCGTCCTTCAAGCTCACCCGCCGCTGCAACTTCACCTGCTCCTTCTGCAACTGCTGGCACGTGAAGAACAAGTGGGTGGACATGCCCACGGAGGACGTGAAGAAGATCCTGGACAACCTGGCCCGCTCCTCCGTGATCATGACGAGCTTCGAAGGCGGCGACCCCCTCGTGCGCGACGACATCCTCGAGCTCCTGAAGTACCAGTGGGAGAAGTCCTTCTACCTCCTGTTCACGACGAGCGAGCGGGACATGCAGCTGCGCTACCCCATGGCGGAGTACGCGAGGTACATCGACTTCCTGCACATCTCGATCGACGAGGGCCACCGGAACCTGGACATGTTCGACGAGCTCGAGGAGTACACGTCCTGGGGCAGCGTGGTCACGGTCCAGATCGTGGTCACGAAGAACGACGTCGACGCGCTCGAGTGGAAGATCAAGCGCTGCTACGACGCGGGCGTCAAGGCGGTCGTCATGTGCGCCGTCCACCTGAAGAACACGAAGGACCACCTGCCCGACCTCACGACGATGTCGAGCAAAGGGCTCGAGCTCCGCAAGAAGTATCCCGGCGTGATCATCTCGCCAAAGGGGTACTTCACGGGCATCCTGAAGGACCACGGTTGCGACACGTCCTCGATCATCGTCGACGCGGACGGCTTCCTCTGGTACCCGTGCCGGGTCCTCGAGGAGAAGACGATCAACCTGGTCGACTCCGATCTCCTGACGTACGTGGAGTCGCAAGACGCCGAGGAGCGCCGCGCGCGCATGGCCGCGTGCGATCTGCAGTGCGCCTGGTACCAGTACTACGCGACGCAGAGCTTCGTGAACCCCCGCGAGGTCGTGTCCGCCTGGGCGCCGTACTACCGCGACCTGATCAACGGCGGGAAGCAGCCCATCGCGGTCGTGCCCTCGATGCCGTTGATCGCCGGGAGCGACCGGAACCACCAGGCGATCCTCCAGGAATCCGCGATCAAGGGCACGCTCGACGCGGGGAGCCCCGGAGGGCAGTTCGTCCCCCTGGCGTCCGTGG
The Thermoplasmata archaeon DNA segment above includes these coding regions:
- a CDS encoding radical SAM protein; translated protein: MRKLPKKRFLEVGSYILRNKMAGEAIYPFYASFKLTRRCNFTCSFCNCWHVKNKWVDMPTEDVKKILDNLARSSVIMTSFEGGDPLVRDDILELLKYQWEKSFYLLFTTSERDMQLRYPMAEYARYIDFLHISIDEGHRNLDMFDELEEYTSWGSVVTVQIVVTKNDVDALEWKIKRCYDAGVKAVVMCAVHLKNTKDHLPDLTTMSSKGLELRKKYPGVIISPKGYFTGILKDHGCDTSSIIVDADGFLWYPCRVLEEKTINLVDSDLLTYVESQDAEERRARMAACDLQCAWYQYYATQSFVNPREVVSAWAPYYRDLINGGKQPIAVVPSMPLIAGSDRNHQAILQESAIKGTLDAGSPGGQFVPLASVEPPSKR